In Achromobacter pestifer, the DNA window CGGTTACCCGGGCCCAGCACGCACTTGTCGAGCGCCGTCATGGCGCCGTCGCGCGCCACCTCGAATTCGATGTCCTGCGTGGCGTCGCACTGCCAGCCCAGCACCGTCTGGCTACCCGCGCCGCGCACGATGACGTTGCGCGGGTAGCGGCCTCGCAAGGCATAGGTTTCGCTGTCGTAGTCGGTGTTGAGATAACGCCGCGCGCTCGACGCCAGTACGCCGTACATGGCCACCGGCTGCGGAAACTCCGCTTCAAGATAGGTTTCCAGCAGCCCTTCGTCCTGCAGCTTCAGGCGCGTCCCGGCGGGCATGGCGACGCCTCCCACCGTCGTGGCTGCCTGCAACGTGACATTGCGGGCAGCCTCGGCGCGATCGCTTTCCCGCTCCACTTGCCAGACCACCGCCTGAACCCAGGCATAGAAAGCAAACGGAACGGCCAGCACCACCAGCAACAATGATGAGGTCTTCCAGTACTTGCGCACGGTGCGGCGCGCACCCGCGCTGGCGACCATGACCACGGCCCAGCCGAGCAGCACCAGGCCCGCAAGAAAGCCAAGGGAAACGAAGAGGTAGAAGCCGGCGGAAGGCAGCGCTATTGGAATCATGGCCAGGATGATAAACGCCAAAACGCCCCGCCGCCGCGGCTCCCCGCGCGGGCAACAAAAAACCGCCGGAAGGCGGTTTCTTGTTCAAGCCAGGCTGCGTATCAACGCTTGTCCATCGGCGGCACGTCGCGCGTGACCGAACCGGTGAACAGCTGGCGCGGACGGCCGATCTTGTAATCGGGATCCGACAGCATTTCGTTCCACTGGGCGATCCAGCCCACCGTGCGGGCCAGCGCGAAGATGGCCGTGAACAGCGAGGTCGGGATGCCGATGGCGCGTTGGACGATACCCGAGTAGAAGTCCACGTTCGGGTACAGCTTGCGCTGGACGAAGTACGGATCCGACAGGGCGATGCGTTCCAGTTCCATGGCCAGCTTGAACAGCGGGTCGTTTTCCAGGCCCAGGGCCGAGAGCACTTCCTTGCAGGTTTCCTGCATCAGCTTGGCGCGCGGGTCGTAGTTCTTGTAGACGCGGTGGCCAAAGCCCATCAGGCGCACGCCCGAGTTCTTGTCCTTGACCTTCTCCATGAACTCGCCGACCTTGGCGATGCCGCCGTTGGCTTGCAGTTCTTCCAGCATCTGCAGGCAAGCTTCGTTGGCGCCGCCGTGAGCCGGGCCCCACAGGCAGGCCACGCCAGCCGAGATGGCGGCGAACGGGTTGGTGCCCGACGAGCCGCACAGGCGGACGGTCGAGGTCGACGCGTTCTGCTCGTGGTCGGCGTGCAGGATGAAGATGCGGTCCAGCGCGCGCTCGACGACTTCGTTGACCTTGTAGTCTTCGCACGGCGTGGCGAACATCATGCGCAGGAAGTTGCCCGTGTAGGACAGGTCGTTCTGCGGGTAGATGAAGGGCTGGCCTTGCGAGTACTTATAGGCCATCGCGACCAGCGTCGGCATCTTGGCGATCAGGCGGATGGCCGAGATGTGGCGATGCTGCGGGTTCGTGATGTCGGTGGAGTCGTGGTAGAACGCCGACAACGCGCCGACCAGGCCGGTCAGCACGGCCATCGGGTGCGCGTCGCGGCGGAAACCGCGCAGGAAGAAGTGCAGCTGCTCGTTCACCATCGTGTGATGGGTCACTTGCGAATCGAAGTCGGCCTTCTGGTCCTTGTTGGGCAGTTCGCCGTTCAGGATCAGGTAGCAGATGTCCATGAAGTCGCAATTGACGGCCAATTGCTCGATGGGGAAGCCGCGGTACAGCAGTTCGCCCTTGTCGCCGTCGATGTACGTGATGGCCGATTCGCAGGCCGCGGTGGACATGAAGCCGGGGTCAAACGTGAACATGCCCGTCTGGCCGTACAGCTTGCGGATGTCGATCACATCC includes these proteins:
- a CDS encoding citrate synthase, with product MNLSDKKATLSFSDGSAPIEFPVYKGTVGPDVIDIRKLYGQTGMFTFDPGFMSTAACESAITYIDGDKGELLYRGFPIEQLAVNCDFMDICYLILNGELPNKDQKADFDSQVTHHTMVNEQLHFFLRGFRRDAHPMAVLTGLVGALSAFYHDSTDITNPQHRHISAIRLIAKMPTLVAMAYKYSQGQPFIYPQNDLSYTGNFLRMMFATPCEDYKVNEVVERALDRIFILHADHEQNASTSTVRLCGSSGTNPFAAISAGVACLWGPAHGGANEACLQMLEELQANGGIAKVGEFMEKVKDKNSGVRLMGFGHRVYKNYDPRAKLMQETCKEVLSALGLENDPLFKLAMELERIALSDPYFVQRKLYPNVDFYSGIVQRAIGIPTSLFTAIFALARTVGWIAQWNEMLSDPDYKIGRPRQLFTGSVTRDVPPMDKR